Proteins found in one Campylobacter lari genomic segment:
- a CDS encoding ABC transporter permease produces the protein MFKRLLWAFFLMIFASFLCFVMIYHAKGSVVFASVPQGTSIKIKEEIERNLNLDKPLLEQYENWLFNALKGDFSYSLISGEKVSEILKEKLPYTIILGSLAFFILFVLSLVLALFCVLYKDSFLDKFITFLTMSFFALPAFSLSLMLILVFAVFFKLFPSSAIADIGFEDDVFNRLWHLFLPVCALVLSHLAVFVRFIRTSLIDSLNQSFIESAFARGLSKTRIYLHFVLKDAFGSILAYFGASFVSFLMGTYIVESVFSYEGVGNLVIKSILFKDYPVVLAVVIFSILVVVLVNLIVEIICKMINPRFANA, from the coding sequence ATTTTTAAACGCCTTTTATGGGCGTTTTTTTTGATGATTTTTGCAAGTTTTTTATGCTTTGTGATGATTTATCATGCTAAAGGAAGTGTGGTTTTTGCTAGTGTGCCTCAAGGAACTAGTATTAAAATAAAAGAAGAAATCGAGCGTAATTTAAATTTAGACAAGCCCTTATTAGAGCAGTATGAAAATTGGCTTTTTAATGCCTTAAAAGGCGACTTTTCCTACTCTTTAATCAGCGGAGAAAAAGTTAGTGAAATTTTAAAAGAAAAACTTCCTTATACCATCATACTGGGGAGTTTAGCTTTTTTTATACTTTTTGTATTATCTTTGGTTTTAGCACTTTTTTGTGTTCTTTATAAAGATAGCTTTTTAGATAAATTTATCACTTTTTTAACGATGAGTTTTTTTGCATTGCCTGCTTTTTCTTTATCATTAATGCTTATTTTAGTTTTTGCTGTATTTTTTAAGCTTTTTCCAAGTTCGGCTATTGCTGATATTGGTTTTGAAGATGATGTGTTTAATCGTTTGTGGCATTTGTTTTTACCAGTATGTGCTTTAGTGCTTTCGCATTTAGCTGTTTTTGTGCGTTTTATAAGGACAAGTTTGATTGATAGTTTAAATCAAAGCTTTATAGAAAGTGCTTTTGCAAGAGGGCTTAGCAAAACAAGAATTTATTTGCACTTTGTGTTAAAAGATGCTTTTGGTTCTATACTTGCGTACTTTGGTGCTTCTTTTGTGAGTTTTTTAATGGGAACTTATATAGTAGAAAGTGTGTTTTCTTATGAGGGTGTGGGAAATTTGGTGATTAAAAGCATATTGTTTAAAGACTATCCTGTGGTGCTAGCTGTGGTGATTTTTAGCATTTTAGTAGTGGTGCTTGTAAATTTGATCGTAGAAATAATTTGTAAGATGATTAATCCAAGGTTTGCTAATGCGTAA
- a CDS encoding ABC transporter substrate-binding protein — MLRFFIMLFCALNLFAATPKDTIIIAVENEPERINPLFSEDHDVAIALVFSGLTRFDENMNLAPDLASSWKVSKDGLVYEFTLRDDVSWHDGAKFSAKDVEFSINALKDEKLNSPSKVNFDAVKEVKIIDDYHLSITLSKPFPAFLDALSVGILPKHLLEKENLNTTKFNQMPIGTGSYKLKQWKQGQYMILEANENYHLAKVKTPKLILKHIKDPSISAIELKNGSIDVALVDFALASNFENDKNFKMLIEPSADYRALMFNLNHEFLKDQNVRLALNYAIDKQAIINSLLHSFGKVANHPLEKSWANPKEFASYAYDVKKANELLAKAGFAKNKNGILEKNGKEFSFEMYAMSEDPLRVALVNILQSEFLKLGIKAKAVAKPSGSFDYTKIDSFLVGWGSPYDPDFHTFRVFASSQDSALNSSGWNFGHYQNAKVDEALTKARNSLDVNERKKHYKEFIDALHKDPAFLFIAYIDYPLVFAKNIQGIKPHILGHHGVGFTWNAYEWSKN, encoded by the coding sequence ATGTTGCGATTTTTTATAATGCTTTTTTGTGCTTTAAATCTTTTTGCCGCTACACCAAAAGATACTATCATCATCGCAGTGGAGAATGAACCAGAGCGTATTAATCCGCTTTTTAGTGAAGATCATGATGTGGCGATTGCACTTGTGTTTTCAGGACTTACACGCTTTGATGAGAATATGAATCTAGCGCCTGATCTTGCTAGCTCTTGGAAAGTTAGCAAAGATGGACTTGTTTATGAATTTACTTTAAGAGATGATGTGTCGTGGCATGATGGGGCTAAATTTAGTGCCAAGGATGTGGAATTTAGTATAAATGCTTTAAAAGATGAGAAGCTAAACTCGCCTTCAAAAGTAAATTTTGACGCAGTTAAAGAAGTAAAAATCATCGATGATTATCACTTGTCTATCACACTTTCAAAGCCTTTTCCTGCATTTTTAGACGCTTTGAGTGTAGGGATTTTACCAAAACATTTACTTGAAAAAGAAAATTTAAATACCACTAAATTTAATCAAATGCCTATAGGAACAGGATCTTATAAGCTAAAGCAATGGAAACAAGGTCAATACATGATCTTAGAAGCAAATGAAAATTATCATTTAGCTAAGGTAAAAACACCAAAACTCATACTAAAACACATTAAAGATCCAAGCATTAGCGCAATTGAACTTAAAAATGGTTCTATTGATGTAGCTTTGGTTGATTTTGCTTTAGCTTCAAATTTTGAAAATGATAAAAACTTTAAAATGCTTATAGAACCTTCGGCTGATTACCGTGCTTTGATGTTTAATCTTAATCATGAGTTTTTAAAAGATCAAAATGTGCGTTTAGCGCTAAATTATGCTATTGATAAACAAGCTATTATAAATTCACTTTTGCATTCTTTTGGAAAGGTAGCAAATCATCCTTTAGAAAAATCATGGGCAAATCCTAAAGAATTTGCAAGCTATGCTTATGATGTAAAAAAAGCAAATGAGCTTTTAGCAAAAGCGGGCTTTGCGAAAAATAAAAATGGCATTTTAGAAAAAAATGGCAAAGAATTTAGCTTTGAAATGTATGCTATGAGTGAAGATCCACTAAGAGTGGCTTTGGTAAATATCTTACAAAGTGAGTTTTTAAAGCTTGGCATAAAAGCAAAAGCGGTAGCTAAGCCAAGTGGAAGTTTTGATTATACGAAAATTGATAGCTTTTTAGTGGGTTGGGGTAGTCCTTATGATCCTGATTTTCACACCTTTAGAGTTTTTGCAAGCTCTCAAGATAGTGCTTTAAACTCAAGTGGATGGAATTTTGGCCATTATCAAAATGCTAAAGTTGATGAGGCTTTAACAAAGGCTAGAAATTCGCTTGATGTAAACGAAAGAAAAAAACACTATAAAGAATTTATCGATGCATTGCATAAAGATCCTGCGTTTTTATTTATAGCTTATATTGATTATCCTTTAGTTTTTGCTAAAAATATCCAAGGTATAAAACCTCACATTTTAGGTCACCATGGGGTAGGTTTTACTTGGAATGCTTATGAGTGGAGCAAAAATTAG
- a CDS encoding ATP-binding cassette domain-containing protein: MIEISNLNLSFKDKILLKDVNLNLEDGKALAIMGKSGAGKSLLLKSMIKLFDKHYKLNAQKFQIDQKDILNLEEKELNALRTKVNLLFQDVYGSFYPLVDIGGYFNIVLKTHTNLSTKEIKEKAFYYFECLGLKNHDLLWHSFIYQLSGGMARRIQMALALLSGAKYLLCDEITSSLDRANEEKIITILKELKAQFKNLIFITHDINLAKELCDEVVIIEDKTLLYQMPMKEFLNNPKGIFAKELLNYFENENVFRS; the protein is encoded by the coding sequence ATGATAGAAATTTCAAATCTTAACCTTAGTTTTAAAGATAAAATCTTACTAAAGGATGTAAATCTTAATTTAGAAGATGGCAAAGCTTTAGCTATCATGGGTAAAAGTGGAGCAGGAAAAAGCTTGCTTTTAAAAAGTATGATTAAGCTTTTTGATAAACACTATAAACTCAATGCACAAAAATTTCAGATAGATCAAAAAGATATTTTAAATTTAGAAGAAAAAGAACTAAATGCCTTAAGAACTAAGGTAAATTTACTTTTTCAAGATGTTTATGGGAGTTTTTATCCTCTTGTTGATATAGGGGGTTATTTTAATATAGTTTTAAAAACTCATACTAATTTAAGCACAAAAGAGATTAAAGAAAAAGCCTTTTATTATTTTGAATGTTTAGGGCTTAAAAATCATGATCTTTTGTGGCATTCTTTTATATATCAGTTAAGTGGTGGTATGGCAAGACGCATTCAAATGGCTCTAGCTTTGTTAAGCGGTGCTAAGTATTTATTGTGTGATGAGATTACAAGTTCTCTTGATAGAGCTAATGAAGAAAAAATCATCACTATTTTAAAAGAGTTAAAAGCGCAATTTAAAAATCTCATTTTCATCACGCATGATATAAATTTAGCTAAAGAACTTTGTGATGAGGTAGTTATCATAGAAGATAAAACTTTGCTTTATCAAATGCCTATGAAAGAATTTTTAAACAATCCAAAAGGTATTTTTGCTAAAGAATTGTTAAATTATTTTGAGAATGAAAATGTTTTTAGAAGTTAA
- a CDS encoding ABC transporter permease, which yields MRKFCVMMILLSFILALFAPLISSYDPNLVDLSKAKIAPNLSHIFGTDLLGRDVFTRILYALRVSLFVGVMAAFFSVLFACVYVFLTRFFAYAFFARVIDMLLALPSLLVIMFFQSFLAGSLWSMIFIIALGHFAFVAKVLDAQLNKFQKLEFYQNAIILGSSKMKALFSELLPACWNLLFVLFVLNIAHAITSEATLSFFGLGVELWTPSLGNMLNEASKAVFLGFWWMIVFPVAFILMLILPLLALGNDLQEEIKA from the coding sequence ATGCGTAAGTTTTGCGTGATGATGATTTTGCTAAGTTTTATTTTAGCACTTTTTGCACCTTTAATAAGTTCTTATGATCCTAATTTAGTGGATTTAAGTAAGGCTAAAATAGCCCCAAATTTAAGTCATATTTTTGGCACAGATTTACTTGGTAGGGATGTTTTTACGCGTATTTTATATGCCTTGCGTGTTTCTTTATTTGTAGGGGTAATGGCGGCATTTTTTAGTGTGCTTTTTGCTTGTGTTTATGTGTTTTTAACAAGATTTTTTGCCTATGCTTTTTTCGCTAGGGTGATTGATATGCTTTTAGCACTACCTTCTTTGCTTGTGATTATGTTTTTTCAAAGCTTTTTGGCAGGATCTTTGTGGAGTATGATTTTTATCATCGCTTTGGGGCATTTTGCTTTTGTGGCAAAGGTGCTTGATGCCCAACTGAATAAATTTCAAAAACTTGAGTTTTATCAAAATGCTATCATTTTAGGTTCTAGCAAGATGAAAGCTTTATTTAGCGAACTTTTGCCTGCTTGTTGGAATTTGCTTTTTGTGCTTTTTGTTTTAAATATCGCTCATGCTATTACAAGTGAAGCCACTTTGAGTTTTTTTGGTTTGGGTGTAGAGCTTTGGACTCCAAGTTTAGGAAATATGCTCAATGAAGCAAGTAAGGCTGTGTTTTTAGGGTTTTGGTGGATGATAGTTTTTCCAGTAGCCTTTATACTTATGCTTATTTTGCCTTTGCTTGCTTTGGGCAATGATTTACAAGAAGAGATTAAAGCATGA
- a CDS encoding NAD(P)H-quinone oxidoreductase subunit 3 produces the protein MTHATIEHQYFGIFAMLVIASVIFFTLVYISSKIGSKLASCNRKKLGLGIYECGPMASKQANKINSQFFVFALIFILLDIEVVFLFPWAVIFKDLTAELSKYGLSLFALVEVFVFILLLAIGFLYAYKKGAFAWQSIKK, from the coding sequence ATGACGCACGCAACTATAGAGCATCAATACTTTGGCATCTTTGCAATGCTTGTCATTGCAAGTGTTATATTTTTTACTTTGGTGTATATTTCTTCTAAAATAGGCTCCAAGCTCGCCTCTTGCAATAGAAAAAAACTCGGACTTGGAATTTATGAATGCGGGCCTATGGCTTCTAAGCAAGCAAATAAAATCAATTCTCAATTTTTTGTTTTTGCTTTGATTTTTATTTTGCTTGACATTGAAGTGGTGTTTTTATTTCCTTGGGCGGTGATTTTTAAAGATTTAACCGCAGAGCTTTCAAAATACGGCTTATCTTTATTTGCCTTGGTAGAAGTGTTTGTTTTTATTTTATTGCTTGCAATAGGTTTTTTATACGCTTATAAAAAAGGAGCATTCGCATGGCAGAGTATCAAAAAATGA
- a CDS encoding ATP-binding cassette domain-containing protein gives MFLEVKNLSKSYKFKKHWYLKEEEIFVFKDVSFSLKQNENLLLCGESGSGKSTLAKILCMLECANTGEVLFENENILNLDFNTQRKLRQKIQYIFQDQKLALNPYKSTKKLLLDVYENFKLKPDFEELFKLFDAFELEKDILNLKPSKLSGGQSQRLGLIRALLLRPKLLILDEITAALDVVTAYKILNYLHAFQKTHDITYIFISHQEKILQDICHKKVFLQ, from the coding sequence ATGTTTTTAGAAGTTAAAAATTTAAGCAAATCTTATAAATTTAAAAAACACTGGTATTTAAAAGAAGAAGAAATTTTTGTTTTTAAAGATGTGAGTTTTTCTTTAAAACAAAATGAGAATTTGTTGCTTTGTGGGGAAAGTGGTAGTGGCAAAAGCACTTTGGCTAAAATTCTTTGTATGCTTGAATGTGCAAATACCGGAGAAGTTTTGTTTGAAAATGAAAATATATTAAATTTAGATTTTAATACTCAAAGAAAATTGCGCCAAAAAATACAATATATTTTCCAAGATCAAAAGCTAGCTTTAAATCCTTATAAAAGTACTAAAAAACTTTTACTTGATGTATATGAAAATTTTAAACTTAAGCCCGATTTTGAAGAGCTTTTTAAGCTTTTTGATGCTTTTGAACTTGAAAAAGATATTTTAAATTTAAAACCCTCTAAGCTAAGTGGTGGTCAAAGTCAAAGATTAGGTTTGATTAGAGCTTTGCTTTTAAGGCCAAAATTGCTTATTTTAGATGAAATCACAGCAGCACTTGATGTGGTAACTGCTTATAAAATTTTAAACTACTTGCACGCTTTTCAAAAAACGCATGATATTACTTATATATTTATTTCTCATCAAGAAAAAATCTTACAAGATATATGCCATAAAAAAGTGTTTTTGCAATAA